GCGGTTGCGTGGTGCGGCGCCCTGCCCCGGCTTTAAGAGCCAGATTGCCTTCCACGCGCTTGGGGTTTCACCCCTCCAATCAGACCTTCTCGACCTGATTGTATTCCAGCTCGACCGGCGTAGCGCGGCCGAAAATCGAAACTTCCACCTTCAGGCGCGAACGCTCTTCGTCGACATCCTGCACCACGCCGTTGAACGACGCGAACGGACCGTCGGAAACGCGAACCTGCTCGCCGATCTCGAACGAAACCGAAGACTTCGGACGCTCGACACCTTCCTGAACCTGACCGAGAATACGATCGGCTTCATAATCGGGAATCGGAACAGGCTTATTGTCCGAACCGAGGAAACCGGTAACCTTCGGCGTGTTCTTGATGAGGTGATAGGCCTCATCCGTCAGGTTGGCGCGCACCAGCACGTAACCCGGAAAGAACTTGCGTTCGCTATCAACCTTACGGCCGCGACGCACCTCGACAACCTTTTCGGTCGGCACGAGGATTTTCTCGAAAAGATGATCAAGACCCTTCTGGCGGGCCTTTTCCTCGATCGACTCGGCGACCTTCTTTTCGAAATTCGAATATGCGTGAACGATATACCAGCGTGCTGCCATTTTTATTCTCCGTTCAATCCTTCACCAGGCCGTTACCGGCCTACGTTCAGCACGAGGCTGAGCAGCCAGCCGATGAGCTGGTCTGCAGCAAAGAAGAACAGAGCCGCAAAAATGACCATCACCAGCACCATAGCCGTCGAAATCATGGTCTCGCGGCGCGACGGCCAAGTAATTTTTGACGCTTCGGCGCGAACCTGCTGCAGAAACGTAAACGGATTGGTTTTGGATGCCATTGACTGCCCACGCAATTACGGCGCGTAAAGCCGAACTAATCAGCCCCACGCACCGCGTGTCTGTTTTGACCTACATAAACACCGATTCCACTTTTAACAAGAGGAAATCGACATTCCGCGAAATTCACCGGAAATCCGGTAGCCATCTGCCGTGCAGCGAAGACCGCGCTTGCGAATGGAAAGTGGCAGGGGCAGTAAGGCTCGAACTTACGACCTGCGGTTTTGGAGACCGCCGCTCTACCAACTGAGCTATACCCCTTCATCACCGTAATCGACCGCGAAAATCGCTTGGCCAATTCGGTATGCGCTCCTTTAAGACGCCGGGAAAAGAATGGCAAGGGTGTTTTTCGTTTTTTCACAATGTCTGGCAAAATACACGGACGAGCCGCCTGCCCCACCCGGCACAATGCCTATTCCCTTGATCTTTCTCACACTCCCCAACAGGAAAAACCCATGAGCATCTATCTCGTCCGTCACGGCCAGACCGAATTTAATGCCGTCCAGCGCTGGCAGGGTCAGGTCGATTCGCCGTTGACGGAGCTGGGACGACAACAGGCGGCGCGCATGGGGCGTAAGCTCGCCGCGCTGACCGGCACAGGTGAAGCGCATGTTTTCTCGAGCCCGCTCGGACGGGCACGGCAGACCTGCGAGATCATAGCCCGTGAGATCGGCGTGATAGACGGCATCACCCTCGATCCGGGTCTGATGGAAATCGGCATGGGTGCATGGGATGGCATGACGGATTACGAGATCGATCACGAATATCCCGGCATGCGCGACGGACTGGACCG
The Agrobacterium cucumeris DNA segment above includes these coding regions:
- the secE gene encoding preprotein translocase subunit SecE, which encodes MASKTNPFTFLQQVRAEASKITWPSRRETMISTAMVLVMVIFAALFFFAADQLIGWLLSLVLNVGR
- the nusG gene encoding transcription termination/antitermination protein NusG produces the protein MAARWYIVHAYSNFEKKVAESIEEKARQKGLDHLFEKILVPTEKVVEVRRGRKVDSERKFFPGYVLVRANLTDEAYHLIKNTPKVTGFLGSDNKPVPIPDYEADRILGQVQEGVERPKSSVSFEIGEQVRVSDGPFASFNGVVQDVDEERSRLKVEVSIFGRATPVELEYNQVEKV
- a CDS encoding histidine phosphatase family protein gives rise to the protein MSIYLVRHGQTEFNAVQRWQGQVDSPLTELGRQQAARMGRKLAALTGTGEAHVFSSPLGRARQTCEIIAREIGVIDGITLDPGLMEIGMGAWDGMTDYEIDHEYPGMRDGLDRHEWFFHAPGGETFERMTDRVTRSLETIKQRQARDAIIICHGITSRILRGVYASLPKDETLRLEVPQDAFFHLRHGDIARIDC